The sequence AAACCTATTCGTTGGATTTTTTGACGGATTGGATAATTTATGGTTCCGAAACTAATTATACGCCAGATACGATTTATGAATTAATTTAATTCTACTAAAACGACTTTTTTTAGTCGTTTTTTTTATGATTACTATTATTTTATTTGTTTTATTCTTTTGTGTTAAAATATTTTAATATTGTTAATTTTAGGCTTGTTTTGTTTTATTTAAATGCGTATTTTTAATTTAAATTACCAAATACTTTATAAAATGAAAAAATACGCTTATGTAATTGGAATGGCAGCTTTGTCAAGTGTCTTTTCGATAAATGCTTTTTCACAAGATGTAGTTTCGTTTTCAAATGAAATTCAAGAAGTGAAAGTAGAACCATTAACTGGAAATGTTTTTGTTAAAACCAAAGACGTTTTGTCAAGTGTAAATCCACAATCAAATGTTGTAGATTGGACTATCTCAATTGATAAAATCAATAGTCAGAATTCAATTGCAAAAATGTCAAAGATTTATTCTTCGTTATCAAATAATGATTTTTCAAACGCTTTTAAATCTGATTCTGAAATTAGTTTTATATCTAATTCTCCATTTGCTCAGGTTAAATTCGATAATAATAATGTATTGATAAATAGTACAAACGGTGAAATTCTTTTTAATTCTGCTGATTTAGGATATGTAATTTATTCATCGTCGTTTATTCAGTCAAATAACCAACTATTGATTTTGGGGCAAAAAGATAATAAAGTTATGTTTGTTAATTATGATTTGGTTGGCAAGAAAATCAATTGGGAAAGTGAAGTTGGAGATGTTGATGGACTTGGAAAATCTTTAGGTAATTACTTTAAAAGTTTGATTAAAAATGATATTTCAGTTTCTGAAAATAAAATTGTTGTTGGAAAAAATGTAATTTACGCTGGAGTTAAAAATCTACTTTTTGCTTTGGATCAAGATAATGGAAATGTAAAATGGAAAACTGATTATCCAGTAAATAATTTTTTTATTAGCGGAAATGGTGATAAAATGATTACCATTTTGAATTCTGGAGGCTTGCTGTCATCGAAACAAAAATTGAATATGTTGGATGCTTTTACAGGTGAAAAAGTTTGGAAGGATGATATAACAACTGCTTATATTTCTTATTTAGAAGACCATGGAGATAAGGTTTTAATTGCTCATCAAAAGGGATTTAATTTTTATGATTATGCAACGGGTCAAAAGCTTTGGAAAAAAGATCCAAAAGGTTCTGACATTAAACGCGTAATTCCAATTGACGGTGATTATTTATATATTGCTGATAACGAAATGAATTTAATTGATAAGGAAGGTAAAAATAAGTGGAAAAAATTTGTTGAAATTGCTGATGATTCAGAAGATCAAGTTTATTATTTGGGAAAAGTGGGGAATGATCGTGTTTTTTATTTGACTGATACATATGGAAATATGGTTGAGTATTCGACAGGTAAGAAAATATGGAAAAAGAATGTTGAATTCGATAAAAAACGCCCATTAACTTATGATTTTAAAGATGGAAAATTCTTAGTTTATAACAATAAGCGTATTTATACTTTTAATTCAAATAATGAAGATAGTCCAAAACCTAAAGGGAAAATTGATGTTGAAAACGACAAAACAATTCAAACGTTAGAATCCTTTGATTGGGGAGTTTGTATCGTTGGGCAAAATGATGTAATTGGTTTAGATAATGATGGCAATGTAATTTATCAAAAATCATACTCAGAACCAGGAGAAGCTGCGAGGAGATTGATGAAAACTGGAGGAATAATTGGTTCGTCTTTCTTTGGAATAAAAGGAAGTGTTCAAAAAGCAATTGCAAATACACAAATTACTTATGTAGATAGTAATGGAAACGAAATATCTCAAGACTTATTTTCTCAAGATGCAAAAAATAAAAAAATACAAAAAGGAAATCAAAATTCGGATATTTCTGATATGATTGACAAAAATTTATTAGCAAGTGTTGATAAGCGTTTCAATGGACTAAAGCAAAGTAATAATTATGCCGTAGTTTTAGCTAAAGGTACAAAAGGACCAGAGTTGGTAAAAGTTAGAAAAAAAGATGGAGTTGAAGTGGTGAAGATTAGTTTAGATTCTAACAAACCTATTTATGAAATTGATGGAGTTACCGACAATATCTATTTTGCGTCAGGAAAAGATTTGAAATTGTATAAATAAATTTTAAATATTATAAGTTAATTGATTCTAAAATAGACTATCTCGAATTTGAGATGGTCTATTTTTTTTGTATACTATATTTTATGAAGTTTTGAATATTTTTATTGTAATTTACGTATTCAGGATTATTAAATTTAATTTTTTATAAAATGGTTACATTTCGATATTTATTAGTGTTGATGTTCTTTTTGGTCTTCAGTAATTCATTTGCGCAAACGCAAACACAGTCAAAAATATTTTTAGAACAATTCAAACCTTTGGTTGGACAATATTTCGAAGGTGAAATTATTGAAGGCGCCAAAGAAGGTGATGGATTTACTGGTAAACGTTTGTTAATGGAGGTTTTGAGTTATGATGAACGCGAAGTTAAAATTCCGTTTTATGTTGGAGATGATAAATCAAGAACTTGGATTTTGTCCTATTCAAATAACGTTTTAACTTTAAAACATGATCACCGTCATCAAGATGGTTCGGCAGATGATGTTACTTTTTATGGTGGAACTTCAACCAACCAAGGGAGTGAAACAATTCAAGTCTTTCCAGCAGATAACGAAACATGTCAAATGATAGATTATGCATGTCAAAATGTTTGGTGGATTACCATGGACGGAACTACATATACTTACAATCTACGTAGAATCGGTTCAGATAGACTTTTTTCTGTGAAGTTTGATTTGTCAAAATCAGTAAAATCCAATTTTAAACCTTGGTAGGTTATGAATCTTTAATCTGAAATTTGAAGAATCGATAATTTCTTTATTTTTATAAATTAAAAAAGCCATTTGTAAAAATATACAAATAGCTTTTCTTAGTAGCGGGAACTGGACTCGAACCAGTGACCTTCGGGTTATGAGCCCGACGAGCTACCTACTGCTCTATCCCGCGCTGTGCGATTTATGAATTTTGGTTACTTTCAAATATAAATTCATTAATTTTTTGAAAGGGTAGGAGTTACCAACTTAGTAGCGGGAACTGGA comes from Flavobacterium sp. I3-2 and encodes:
- a CDS encoding PQQ-binding-like beta-propeller repeat protein encodes the protein MKKYAYVIGMAALSSVFSINAFSQDVVSFSNEIQEVKVEPLTGNVFVKTKDVLSSVNPQSNVVDWTISIDKINSQNSIAKMSKIYSSLSNNDFSNAFKSDSEISFISNSPFAQVKFDNNNVLINSTNGEILFNSADLGYVIYSSSFIQSNNQLLILGQKDNKVMFVNYDLVGKKINWESEVGDVDGLGKSLGNYFKSLIKNDISVSENKIVVGKNVIYAGVKNLLFALDQDNGNVKWKTDYPVNNFFISGNGDKMITILNSGGLLSSKQKLNMLDAFTGEKVWKDDITTAYISYLEDHGDKVLIAHQKGFNFYDYATGQKLWKKDPKGSDIKRVIPIDGDYLYIADNEMNLIDKEGKNKWKKFVEIADDSEDQVYYLGKVGNDRVFYLTDTYGNMVEYSTGKKIWKKNVEFDKKRPLTYDFKDGKFLVYNNKRIYTFNSNNEDSPKPKGKIDVENDKTIQTLESFDWGVCIVGQNDVIGLDNDGNVIYQKSYSEPGEAARRLMKTGGIIGSSFFGIKGSVQKAIANTQITYVDSNGNEISQDLFSQDAKNKKIQKGNQNSDISDMIDKNLLASVDKRFNGLKQSNNYAVVLAKGTKGPELVKVRKKDGVEVVKISLDSNKPIYEIDGVTDNIYFASGKDLKLYK